The following are from one region of the Coffea eugenioides isolate CCC68of chromosome 2, Ceug_1.0, whole genome shotgun sequence genome:
- the LOC113762805 gene encoding protein WHAT'S THIS FACTOR 1 homolog, chloroplastic yields MERNFLLSPHKISPPVAAFPFCISYESYLRQKPQCSLRTPFSVCRRNLEKTLFLGESLVFQEKNDFWGDSRRTHVPLLPIRSGAVKRRKELPLDNVIQRDKKLKLVLKIRKILMSQPDRIMALRHLGRFRRALGLDKKRRFIALLRKFPAVFEIVEEGAYSLRFKLTPEAERLYLEEMKIKNEMEDLLVVKLRKLLMMSADKRILLEKIAHLKNDLGLPLEFCDTICQRYPQYFKVVSTGQGQALELTHWDPELAVSAAELAEEENRERELEERNLIIDRPLKFSRVKLPRGLNLSKGEMRRISQFRDMPYISPYSDFSNLRSGTIEKEKHACGVVHEILSLTVEKRTLVDHLTHFREEFRFSQQLRGMLVRHPDMFYVSLKGDRDSVFLREAYSDSQLIEKDRLLLIKEKLRSLVAVPRFPRTPIPKTGTGGEEGSEAEEASSAEEEDEWLDIDSFAGDKLDDDEDFDEDDLDFEDNWSSDEDDLSPDLNGDDGIMNLEAHKQSRKIDDSEKEDKPLVPVFPDGRPRERW; encoded by the coding sequence ATGGAACGTAATTTCTTGTTATCTCCCCACAAGATTTCACCACCCGTTGCTGCTTTTCCATTTTGCATCTCCTATGAATCCTATTTACGTCAAAAGCCCCAATGTTCTTTGAGGACACCTTTCTCAGTTTGTAGAAGAAACTTGGAAAAGACACTATTTTTGGGTGAAAGTTTGGTTTTCCAGGAAAAAAATGACTTTTGGGGTGATTCAAGGAGAACCCATGTGCCCCTCTTGCCTATAAGGTCAGGTGCTGTGAAGAGGAGGAAAGAGCTTCCTCTTGATAATGTAATCCAAAGGGATAAGAAGCTCAAATTGGTTTTAAAAATTAGGAAGATTTTGATGAGTCAGCCTGATAGGATAATGGCGCTTCGTCATTTAGGTAGGTTTAGAAGAGCATTAGGTCTGGATAAGAAAAGGCGTTTTATCGCattgttgaggaagtttccaGCTGTGTTTGAGATCGTGGAAGAAGGGGCTTATTCGCTTAGGTTTAAGTTGACTCCTGAGGCGGAGAGGCTATATTTAGAGGAAATGAAGATTAAGAATGAGATGGAGGATCTCCTAGTTGTCAAGTTGAGGAAATTGTTGATGATGTCAGCTGATAAGCGGATTCTTTTGGAGAAGATTGCCCACTTGAAGAATGATCTTGGGCTTCCTTTAGAGTTTTGTGACACGATATGCCAGCGATACCCACAATATTTCAAGGTTGTGTCTACTGGGCAGGGACAGGCGTTGGAGTTAACTCATTGGGATCCTGAGCTTGCTGTCTCTGCTGCAGAGCTTGCAGAAGAGGAGAATCGGGAAAGAGAGCTGGAAGAGAGAAATTTGATTATTGATAGGCCACTGAAATTCAGTAGAGTGAAGTTACCTAGGGGTCTTAATCTTTCAAAAGGAGAGATGAGAAGGATTTCTCAGTTCAGGGACATGCCATACATTTCACCTTATTCTGACTTCTCTAATTTGAGATCTGGAACaatagagaaagaaaaacatgcTTGTGGTGTTGTTCATGAAATATTAAGCCTCACTGTTGAGAAGAGAACCCTTGTGGACCACCTGACTCATTTTCGAGAGGAATTTAGGTTTTCTCAGCAGCTTCGTGGAATGCTCGTTAGGCATCCTGATATGTTTTATGTCTCTCTTAAAGGGGATAGGGACTCTGTTTTTCTTCGTGAAGCATATAGTGATTCTCAATTAATAGAAAAAGATAGACTCTTGCTCATCAAAGAGAAGCTTCGTTCCCTTGTTGCTGTTCCACGATTCCCAAGAACGCCCATTCCAAAAACTGGCACAGGTGGAGAAGAAGGAAGTGAGGCAGAAGAGGCAAGCAGTgcagaagaggaagatgaatgGTTGGACATTGATAGTTTTGCTGGTGATAAATTGGATGATGATGAAGATTTTGATGAAGATGATCTAGATTTTGAAGACAATTGGAGCAGTGATGAAGATGATTTATCCCCAGACTTAAATGGTGATGATGGAATTATGAACCTTGAAGCACACAAACAAAGCAGGAAAATAGATGACTCAGAGAAAGAAGATAAGCCTCTTGTTCCAGTCTTTCcagatggccggccaagagaaCGCTGGTAA
- the LOC113760356 gene encoding LOW QUALITY PROTEIN: pentatricopeptide repeat-containing protein At4g01030, mitochondrial (The sequence of the model RefSeq protein was modified relative to this genomic sequence to represent the inferred CDS: inserted 2 bases in 2 codons; deleted 1 base in 1 codon; substituted 2 bases at 2 genomic stop codons) has translation MVYIIFGDVEASNVKPDIVTXNCLMSGHLACGLYQEVVSILWKMQNAGFKPNSGSITSALQAISELEQFSFGKEIHCFVIRSGLDYDPHLGASLLDMXVENDDLINAQRVFDNMENRSFFTWNCVISGYVYRGLFDEALNLLDQIKEEALKPDLVTYNILVSGYSTLGCVMEALAMIRQMKISGLTPNVVSWTALISGCTQNGYYKDALKYSIETQKVGIKPNSATLASLLXACAGLSMLQKGKEVHCNSIRNAFLQDVFVTTALIDMYSKRGSLKNGYEVFQKIENKTLTSWNAMIGGLATYSLGKDAISLFREMQGRDVKPDAITLTAVLSGCKNSGLINEAWEYFDGMEMDYGIIPTIEHYSCMVDLLGRAGYLDEAWDLIHKMPMLPDATVWGAFLSSCRIHKNLELGEIAAQSFLTMXWLLTMNLYSALDRWKDVDRIGELMEANRVKVGHVWSWIQLNQTVHIFSALGKPHPDKGEIHFELYQLISEMKNLGYVPATECVYQNVNTREKEKLLLSHTEKLAITFGSIQTKDSIPTRVIKSTRTCLDCHTLVKYIALLRRRDIFLKDGLCFHRFSDGECSCNDFW, from the exons ATGGtatatattatatttggtgATGTGGAAGCTTCAAACGTTAAGCCAGACATAGTAACCTGAAATTGCCTTATGTCTGGGCATTTGGCTTGTGGATTGTACCAAGAAGTTGTAAGCATTCTGTGGAAAATGCAAAATGCAGGTTTTAAGCCAAACTCAGGCTCTATAACTAGTGCCCTTCAAGCAATATCTGAATTGGAACAATTCAGTTTTGGGAAGGAAATCCATTGCTTTGTCATTAGAAGCGGCCTAGACTATGACCCGCATCTAGGTGCTTCATTGCTAGACA TAGTAGAGAATGATGATTTAATAAATGCCCAAAGAGTCTTTGATAATATGGAGAACCGGAGTTTTTTTACTTGGAATTGTGTGATTTCAGGATATGTATATAGAGGACTTTTTGATGAAGCACTTAATCTTTTGGATCAGATCAAGGAGGAAGCACTTAAACCTGATTTAGTGACTTATAACATTCTGGTTTCTGGGTATTCAACTTTAGGCTGTGTTATGGAAGCCTTGGCCATGATTCGCCAAATGAAAATTTCTGGTCTGACTCCTAACGTTGTCTCATGGACTGCTTTAATATCAGGTTGTACACAGAATGGGTATTACAAGGATGCACTCAAGTATTCCATTGAGACGCAGAAGGTAGGCATCAAACCAAACTCAGCCACACTAGCAAGCTTACTTTGAGCTTGTGCAGGTTTGTCTATGTTGCAGAAAGGAAAAGAGGTACACTGCAATAGTATCAGAAATGCTTTTCTTCAGGATGTATTTGTGACTACGGCTCTTATTGACATGTACAGTAAGCGTGGCAGCTTAAAAAATGGCTATGAGGTTTTTCAGAAAATTGAGAACAAGACATTAACTTCTTGGAATGCCATGATCGGGGGTTTAGCAACATACAGCCTTGGAAAGGATGCAATTTCACTTTTTCGAGAAATGCAAGGCAGAGATGTTAAGCCTGATGCCATAACCTTGACAGCTGTCCTCTCTGGCTGCAAG AACTCTGGCTTGATAAATGAGGCCTGGGAGTATTTTGACGGTATGGAGATGGATTATGGGATAATACCTACAATTGAGCATTACTCTTGCATGGTTGATCTACTTGGAAGGGCTGGGTATCTTGACGAAGCATGGGACCTAATTCACAAAATGCCAATGTTGCCAGATGCTACAGTTTGGGGGGCTTTCCTTTCATCATGCCGAATCCACAAAAACTTGGAGCTTGGAGAGATTGCAGCACAAAGCTTTTTAACTA TCTGGCTGCTAACTATGAATCTATATTCAGCCCTAGACAGATGGAAGGATGTGGATCGCATCGGAGAGTTGATGGAAGCTAACCGTGTCAAAGTTGGTCATGTTTGGAGCTGGATACAACTGAACCAAACGGTTCACATATTCTCTGCTCTAGGAAAACCACATCCAGATAAAGGGGAGATCCATTTTGAGTTATATCAGTTGATTTCTGAGATGAAGAATTTGGGGTATGTGCCTGCTACTGAATGTGTCTACCAGAACGTTAACACAAGGGAAAAGGAGAAGCTATTGCTTAGCCACACCGAGAAATTGGCAATTACATTTGGgtcaatccaaacaaaagaTAGCATACCAACAAGGGTGATTAAGAGCACAAGAACTTGTTTAGACTGTCACACACTGGTGAAATATATCGCTTTGTTGAGAAGACGAGATATCTTTCTCAAAGATGGTCTTTGTTTTCATCGTTTCTCAGATGGTGAATGTTCATGCAACGACTTCTGGTGA
- the LOC113761603 gene encoding abscisic acid receptor PYL9-like yields the protein MEAVSYLNRRNRMQGSHQPTEHPCSSSVVKHIRAPVDIVWSLVRRFDQPQRYKPFVSTCIVKGDLKIGSVREVNVRSGLPATTSTERLELLDDEKHILGIKIVGGDHRLKNYSSILTVHPEIIDGRPGTVVTESFVVDVPQGNTQDETCYFVKALINCNLKSLADVSERMAMQENIMPIN from the exons ATGGAGGCAGTCAGCTACTTAAACAGAAGAAACCGCATGCAGGGCAGCCACCAGCCCACCGAGCACCCGTGCTCTTCCTCTGTTGTCAAACACATTAGAGCCCCTGTCGATATC GTTTGGTCACTGGTGAGGAGATTTGATCAGCCACAGAGGTATAAGCCCTTTGTTAGCACGTGCATTGTGAAAGGTGACCTTAAGATTGGGAGTGTTAGAGAGGTGAATGTGAGGTCAGGGCTTCCTGCAACCACCAGCACTGAAAGATTGGAACTTCTTGATGATGAGAAGCACATTCTTGGGATCAAGATTGTTGGTGGTGACCACAGGCTCAAG AACTATTCTTCCATCCTTACCGTGCATCCCGAGATAATTGATGGCAGACCGGGAACAGTTGTCACCGAGTCGTTTGTTGTGGATGTACCACAAGGGAATACTCAAGATGAGACATGCTACTTTGTCAAGGCTTTGATCAATTGCAACCTCAAATCTTTAGCTGATGTCTCTGAGAGGATGGCGATGCAGGAAAACATTATGCCCATCAACTGA
- the LOC113760357 gene encoding phospholipase A1 PLIP1, chloroplastic translates to MITRHRWTYLVGIQVILKLFKPYCGYKMASHIECLVGNKVCFVDYSPFKRFSRPREGGIEVMAGSWLFITITPVTSTRNRCSLFRSYQQQSSSRHSYASSTLRRSCSCNQLPCSINRVRASTTEPKRKDSALTVDIFNFQLSSSLIPSSLRSFLFDPLTKKAVNVEENMVGRDRECNKVKVGEKLRRANWVERIIELQRQWRQKQLKDEECSIQEASEDCDGNGAEDFCEVEYDDDAAEDKVEAESFRRLMSHVSWSDTELFAKLASLSNLAYVIPEIKANDLRRCYGLDFVTSSLTKKAEAAALKMKLDQDSTSVPLETSATTESGTEKRQNSRQNHLPHPSVAYDIAASAASYVQSRAKDLLSIGSEPQMEISDAVLHAKGKHQIEEEVGTPPGIHKSEMAAYVAASSMTAVVAADEKQKQEAARDLQSLHSSPCEWFVCDDSSIYTRCFVIQGSDSLASWQANLFFEPTNFEGTDVLVHRGIYEAAKGIYEQFMPEITQHLERFGDRAKLQFTGHSLGGSLSLLVHLMLLTREVVKPLSLLPVVTFGSPFVFCGGQKVLHKLGLDEDHVHCVIMHRDIVPRAFSCVYPNHVAQVLKRLNSTFRSHPCLNKNKLLYSPMGTIFILQPDEMSSPPHPLLPPGNALYALKNTQSANVASALRAFLNTPHPLETLSDPTAYGSEGTILRDHDSRNYLKAVNKVIRQHTRQDIRKARKQRNLLRQLLASKSPHTWSNDCTSEERLATKEPTTGV, encoded by the exons ATGATAACCAGACACAGATGGACATATTTGGTTGGTATTCaggttattttgaaacttttcaaGCCGTATTGCGGTTATAAAATGGCATCTCATATTGAATGTCTCGTTGGGAACAAGGTGTGTTTTGTCGATTATTCCCCCTTTAAAAG GTTCTCAAGGCCGCGGGAGGGTGGGATTGAGGTTATGGCTGGCTCTTGGCTGTTTATAACTATCACCCCGGTTACTTCAACCAGAAACAGATGCAGCCTTTTCCGCTCGTATCAGCAACAGAGCTCGAGCAGACATTCGTATGCTAGCAGCACATTACGGAGGTCATGCTCCTGTAACCAGCTTCCTTGCTCTATCAATCGTGTGCGGGCATCAACAACAGAGCCCAAGCGCAAGGACAGTGCTCTCACTGTGGACATATTCAATTTCCAGCTTTCGAGTTCTCTCATTCCTAGTTCTCTTCGATCATTCTTGTTTGATCCGTTAACTAAGAAAGCGGTAAATGTGGAAGAGAACATGGTGGGAAGAGACCGAGAATGCAATAAGGTCAAGGTTGGGGAGAAGTTGAGGAGAGCCAACTGGGTTGAAAGGATAATTGAACTTCAGAGGCAATGGAGGCAGAAGCAGCTCAAGGATGAAGAATGCAGCATACAGGAAGCCAGTGAAGATTGTGATGGAAATGGAGCTGAGGATTTTTGTGAAGTGGAATACGATGATGATGCAGCTGAAGACAAGGTGGAAGCAGAATCCTTCCGGAGGTTGATGAGCCATGTTTCTTGGTCAGACACCGAGCTCTTCGCTAAATTGGCTTCTCTGAGCAACTTGGCCTATGTGATCCCAGAGATTAAG GCCAACGATCTAAGGAGATGCTATGGCCTAGACTTTGTAACTTCTTCCTTAACAAAGAAGGCAGAAGCAGCGGCCCTAAAAATGAAACTTGACCAGGATTCAACTAGTGTACCCCTGGAAACATCAGCAACTACAGAATCAGGAACAGAGAAAAGGCAGAATTCTAGGCAGAACCATCTCCCTCACCCATCAGTTGCATATGACATTGCAGCTTCTGCAGCATCTTACGTCCAATCCCGTGCCAAAGACCTTTTATCCATTGGTTCTGAACCCCAGATGGAGATCTCTGATGCAGTTCTGCATGCCAAAGGAAAACACCAGATAGAGGAAGAAGTGGGAACTCCTCCAGGAATACACAAATCGGAGATGGCTGCTTACGTTGCGGCATCATCAATGACAGCAGTGGTTGCAGCTgatgagaagcaaaaacaggaggCAGCAAGGGACCTTCAATCACTTCATTCCTCACCTTGTGAATGGTTTGTTTGCGATGACTCGAGCATCTATACACGCTGCTTTGTCATTCAG GGGTCAGACTCCTTGGCGTCATGGCAGGCAAATCTCTTCTTTGAACCAACTAATTTTGAG GGAACAGATGTGTTGGTTCACAGAGGAATTTATGAAGCTGCGAAGGGAATATATGAGCAATTCATGCCAGAAATTACTCAGCACCTGGAAAGATTTGGTGATCGAGCAAAGCTTCAATTTACCGGCCATTCCCTTGGTGGTAGTCTTTCCCTTCTAGTCCATTTGATGCTACTGACAAGGGAAGTTGTTAAACCCTTATCTCTTCTACCAGTTGTCACTTTTGGATCACCTTTTGTGTTCTGTGGTGGCCAGAAGGTCCTTCACAAACTGGGTTTGGATGAAGATCACGTTCATTGTGTGATCATGCATAGAGATATTGTTCCAAGAGCATTCTCCTGTGTTTATCCAAACCATGTGGCGCAAGTCCTAAAGCGCTTGAATAGCACCTTCCGCTCACATCCTTGTCTAAATAAAAAT AAGCTGTTATACTCTCCCATGGGTACAATATTTATTCTCCAACCAGATGAGATGTCATCCCCTCCACATCCATTGCTCCCTCCAGGCAATGCTCTATATGCATTAAAAAATACTCAGTCTGCTAATGTAGCAAGTGCTCTCAGGGCCtttctaaataccccacaccCATTGGAAACTCTCAGTGATCCTACAGCTTATGGTTCTGAAGGTACAATTCTGAGGGACCATGACTCCCGTAACTATCTTAAGGCAGTGAATAAGGTTATCAGGCAACACACAAGGCAGGATATTAGGAAAGCAAGAAAGCAGAGAAACCTACTCCGGCaactcttagcttcaaaatctCCCCATACATGGAGCAATGATTGCACTTCGGAAGAAAGGTTGGCAACAAAGGAACCAACTACCGGTGTCTAA
- the LOC113762859 gene encoding zinc finger CCCH domain-containing protein 1-like has protein sequence MFSGEEAGGAHGPLRASAHIRVSARFDHQPDICKDYKSGWQLEKKWDEAERVRKWNLALGIDDEDEWTAEKSDEDEDDSLPFACFICSIMLETRSVSCAVSQPWGYSTLHLRYAEKVS, from the exons ATGTTCTCCGGTGAGGAAGCTGGTGGCGCACATGGACCCCTTAGAGCATCTGCCCACATTAGAGTATCAGCAAGGTTTGACCATCAACCAGATATCTGCAAGGATTATAAATCTGGATGGCAGCTAGAGAAGAAGTGGGATGAAGCGGAGAGGGTTAGGAAATGGAATTTGGCTTTGGGAATTGATGATGAGGATGAGTGGACCGCTGAGAAGAGTGATGAGGATGAAGATGATTCCTTGCCTTTTGCTTGTTTCATTTGTAG CATCATGCTAGAAACAAGAAGTGTTTCATGTGCAGTCAGCCAACCCTGGGGCTATTCAACACTGCATTTGAGATATGCAGAAAAAGTCAGCTGA